Genomic segment of Veillonella parvula DSM 2008:
CCCCTAGGTGTATCCCTAGTAAATGCAATCAAAACAATGGAGGCACATCCTGAGGCAAAGGCAATTCTTTTGGTATATCCAAACTATTATGGCATAGGGGTAGATATTGTTAATATTGTAAAAGAAGCTCATAAGCGGGGACTTATTGTACTTGTTGATGAAGCTCATGGTCCTCATTTGCCGTTCTCTGAAAGTTTACCTATAGAAGCTATAGAGGCTGGAGCAGATTTGGTGGCTCAAAGCACACATAAATCTGTTGGCTCTTTGACACAAACATCTTGGCTATTAGGGCAAGGTAAAAAAATTGATAAGCGGCGTATTACGCAAATGCATCAAATGCTACAAAGTACGAGTCCAAACTATATTTTCCTTGCTTCCTTAGATATGGCGCGCCATCAATTAGCCACAGCAGGTAATGATTTAGTAAGTCGTGCAGTAGAGTTGAGTGTGTACTTACGTGAGGAACTCAATAAAATTTCTGGTATTGCTACTATGGAATACACAGATATTCAAGAGCGGGTAATAAATTATGATTGTACTAAGGTGCTGATTGATGCTAAAGAATTAGGGCTCACAGGTGTTGCTTTTGAACGGATGTTACGAGAACATCATATTGAGGTGGAGTTAGTACAAGCTCATCATGTGCTAGTGCTCATTACCATAGGTGATACAAAAGAGTCTGTAACTGCTCTTATTAAGGCTGTACAAGCTGTAAGTGAAAAGGTTTTACGTACATTTAAAGAATTTAATAATACAGAGGAAGAGCAATTGCAAGACATTAGTAAAGATTCTGCGCTGCTGCCAGCGCCTATTGTGCGCGTAACCCCTCGTAATGCTATGTATGCAAATCGTGAGCAAGTACCTTTAAAAGAAGCACTTCATCGCATTGCAGGGGAGACCATTGCTTATTATCCACCAGGTATTCCATGTGTAGCAGTAGGTGAAGAGATTAGTGACTCTGTGTTACAATATATAGAGAATCGCAAGGCTCTAGGTTATGTACCGAATGGGGCTGATGATATGACATTGGAAACAATTTGGGTGTTACAGGAGTAATTATGGGGACTTTGATTATATTAGAAGGCGGAGACGGCAGCGGCAAGGCTACACAAACTAAACTCTTAGTAGAGCGCTTGACCAAAGAAGGGCATGCCGTTAAGTCTGTGAGCTTTCCAAACTATGATAGCGGCGCCGCTATGCCTATTAAAATGTATTTAGCCGGTGAATTTGGTAAAGATGTACATGATGTAAATCCTTATGTGGCAAGCTCCATGTACGCCATCGATCGATTTGCTTCCTTTAGAACTGATTGGGAACAGTTTTATAAAAATGGTGGCATCATCATTGCAGATCGTTACACCACATCAAACATGGTACACCAAATGGTAAAATATGACGATTCGAAAGAACGGACTGCATTTTTAGATTGGCTTGAAGATTTTGAGTTCCAAAAATTTGGCTTGCCTAAACCTGATGCGGTATGCCTTTTGGATATGCCTCTTGAAGTGAGCGAAGCCCTTATGGCTGAGCGTACTGGTAAAACTGGGGGCAATACTGGTGATATTCACGAAGGGAATCATACATATTTAGTAGCCGTTCACGATGCGTATGAAGAATTAGTAAAGCGTTATCAATGGCACCGCATACCTTGTGTGGATAAAGCTAAGTCTAGTCAGTATACGTTGCGTACTATTGAAGAAATTCATAATGATGTATATAGTGTAGTAGAAAATCTACTACCTTAGAAAAAGGCGACTCTTTTAAAAGTCGCCTTTTTCCTATATAATATTAATATTGAGCATGTATTGATAGGAGGCGCTATGACATATTTTGATTCTATAATTGGTCAAGATTCGATTAAGGCACACCTATCTGAACTTGTAAGTCGTAATGCATTACCTCATAGTCTCTTGTTTTATGGCGAATCTGGTCTTGGCAAGCTAGATATGGCCATAGGCCTAACGTCTTTATTACTAGGACGTCAAGTATTCTCTCAACCTAAGGGGGAATCTTATTTAGCAGAGGTTAAGGAAGCCCGTTTAGCAAATGGGGATACGGAAAAACGTATCGAAGCCGAAGGATTACCTATCTATATGGATAAGGGTGATGCCTTTTGGATTCGCCCTATGAAAACAACCTTAAAGGTAGAGCAGTGGTATTCATTATTACAAGATCATCTGTCTGTGGCGGGCAATGGGAACCGCGTTGTCATTGTGGAGGACTTTCACACAGCCAATGCAGTTATGGCAAATGCTATGCTAAAAACCATTGAAGAGCCACCTGAACAGGTGTACTTCATCATTATTACGAACAAGATTAACACCGTATTGCCTACCATCATTTCTAGATGTATGGGAGTTGGTTTTAACAGTGTTGATGTAGATACGATTCGCACCGTTCTTGTAGCGCGTGGAATTACCGGTGATATAGAACAGGCTTTATTAGCTGGTCATGGTAATCCACAATTGGTGGAAAAACTGGCGACACAAGGTCGCATTGAAATGCTAGAGTTAGCCGTTAAGGTGATGGACATATTAGCTTTTGAAACACGATGGTTTTCTATGATTTCCTTAGCTTGTGAAAGCTTATCTCGTGAAAATCTAACGGAATTGATGCACTGGTTACGCCTTATAAGTAGAGATATGATGGCTCTTAAAATGGGGGCTCAAGACACGCAATTACAAGTGCCTATGTACAAGACTCAATTATTACGATTATTACCGCGCTGGTCCATGCAAGTATTGTCAGAGGTTATTACCGAAACATTGCAAGCAGAACGGGCTTTGCGCTTACATATAAAAACCGCTCTCGTGGTGGACGGTCTCTGTATCGCCCTTCATGATGCTCGGGAGGAGGATTAAATGCTAACCATAGTTGGCGTACGCTTTAAAAAGGCGGGAAAGATTTATTATTTTCAGCCTGAACAATTAGAACTATCCGTTGGGGATGGAGTTATCGTTGAAACAGCTCGTGGTGTAGAATACGGCACGGTTGTGATTGGACCGAAAGAGGTTTTCGAAGATTCTGTTGTTGCCCCTGTTAAACCTGTTATTAGACAGGCAACATCCAAAGATTTAAAACAAATCGAGAAGAATAAAGAGCGCGAAGAAAAAGCCTTTGAAATTTGTCTCGAAAAAATTGAAAAACGCAAGTTACCGATGAAACTCATCAATGTGGAATATACATTCGATATGAATAAGATTATATTCTTCTTTACTGCGGATGGTCGTATCGATTTCCGTGAGCTTGTTAAAGATTTGGCAACTATATTTAGAACACGCATCGAGTTACGCCAAGTGGGTGTCCGTGATGAGGCTAAAGTACTAAATGGTATTGGTGCTTGTGGTCGATCTTTGTGTTGTTCAAATTTCTTAGGTGACTTTACGCCTGTATCGATTCGCATGGCAAAGGATCAAAATTTGAGTTTAAATCCTACGAAAATTTCTGGTGTATGTGGTCGATTGATGTGTTGTCTTAACTACGAAGATGATTTATATAAAAAAGGTGGCGATCTTTATGTAAAAAAGGAACGTCCACAAGTTCCACAAGAGGTAGCTCCTCCAGGTATTGGAAAGGATGTTGTTACTGACGAAGGTGTTGGTAAAGTTTTAAAGGTAAATCATCACAAACATACTGTAAAGGTACAGCTTGAAGCGGGTCGTACTATCGATTTAAAATGGTCCGAGGTGGCATTGCCTGATGAATGATCAAGAACGACTTGATGATTTAATTATCGATGGCTTACAGATTTACCAGCGTTCTGATATGTTTCGCTTTTCATTTGATGCTATAGCACTCATTCATTTTTGTCGTTTTAATGGTCGTCATAGCTATGTTGATCTTGGAACTGGGACAGGGGTTATGCCGCTTATAGGTACGTCATTAGGGGCAGGTCATATTACAGGTATAGAAATTAATGAAACTCTCGTTGAGTTGGCTAAGCGTAGCGTAGAACATAATCGTAAACAAGATGTGGTAAATATGTTATGTGGTGATTATCGGCATATGACATATCGCGATATACAAGATAAGCCTTTTGATGGTGTTATTGTTAATCCCCCTTTTTATGATTGTGAAAGCGGTGCAAAGCCTACATCTGAAGAGCGTAATTTAGCACTTCATGATGGACATACAACTTTATGTGATGTTCTGAAAGCGGTACAGTCCTTTATTAAATGTAAAGGTCGCTTGTGGATGATTTATAGTGCTAGTCGGTTGCAATATGTATTACATGAACTAGAAAGGTTTAACTTTCAAGCAAAACGAATTCGGTTTGTTTATGGTATGCTAGATAAACCAGCAAAATTAGTTTTGATAGAGTCTATTTTTCAAGGTCAGGCAGGTCTTGTACTTGAGCCACCACTCATCGTTTACAAAAAAACGAATGTGTACACGAAGGAGGTGTCCTCTTGGTATGAACGATAATGAATGGGGCACCTTATATTTGGTGCCTACACCGATTGGTAATTTAGAAGATATGACGTATCGATCTGTTCGTATTTTGGGTGAGGTAGATGCTATCGCGGCTGAGGATACGCGTCATACGGGCATATTGTTAAAACATTTTGATATTAAAAAGCCTTTGATTTCTTATCATGAACATAATAAGGAGGAGAAGGGGGCCTATATTATAGGTCTCTTATTAGAAGGACAGTCGGTAGCTTGTGTCAGTGATGCAGGCATGCCTGCTATTTCTGATCCAGGGGCAGACCTTGTAACAAAGGCTATTGAAGAAGGCATAACTGTAGTACCTTTGCCAGGTGCTAATGCAGCGTTAACAGCGCTTATTGCATCAGGTTTAGATACTAAATCCTTTACCTTTGCAGGGTTCTTACCTAAACGGGGTAAACATCGGGTTGAAGAATTACAACGACTTTCACAAGTGATGGGAACCTTGCTGTTTTATGAAGCACCACATCGATTGCAAGAGGTGTTACAAGATATGTATGAAGCCTTTGGCAATCGTTCCATTGTGGTGGCAAGGGAATTGACGAAGAAGTTTGAAACCTTTGTACGCACGGATCTGGAAAGCCTTGTAAAGGATTTAGAACAGCTCACCTATAAAGGTGAATTCGTCCTCATCGTAAGCGGTGCTGACACAGTGGAGTCCGATACTAGTGGAGTGTTGGATGAACCAGTATCTTATGAAGATGCTGTGCAAGCCCTTGTAGATACTGGGGTACCTAAAAAAGAAGCTATTCGCCAGGTGGCAAAGCGTTTTAACGTTTCCCGCCGGGATGTATATAATATTGTAGAACGTTAAACCTTCCCATTCGAAGGTTAGAAGGAGGCTCATCATGGGAGACACAAAGAAAACGTATTATATTACGACACCTATTTATTATCCAAGTGCTAAGTTGCACATTGGTCATACGTATTGTACATCTGTAGCCGATACAATCGCACGTTTTAAACGATTGGCTGGTTATGATGTACGTTTTTTGACTGGTTCAGATGAACATGGCCAAAAAATCCAACGTGCTGCAGAAGCACAAGGCATTACTCCTCTTGAATATACTACAAATATTGTAAATGGTTTTAAAGCATTGTGGGAAAAAATGCATATTTCCAATGACGATTTTATTCGGACTACTGATGAACGTCATGAAAAGGTTGTTCAAGAGTTATTTACAAAAGCTTATGAAAAGGGCGATATTTACAAAGCCGAATATGAAGGCTGGTATTGTACACCAGACGAAACTTTTTGGACAGAGCAGAAGCTAGGACCTAATCATACTTGTCCGGATTGCGGTCGCCCTGTAGAGCGTGTTAAAGAGGAAAGTTATTTCTTCAAACTCGGTAAATATACGGATCAATGGCTTAAGTTTATTGAAGAGAATCCTGACTTTATTCAGCCTGAATCTCGGCGTAATGAGATGATTCAATTTGTAAAGCAAGGTCTAGAAGACTTGGCAGTGTCTCGTACATCCTTTGATTGGGGAATCAAGGTTCCATTTGATCCTAAACATGTAGTATATGTTTGGTTCGATGCATTAGTGAACTATATTAGTGCACTCTCTCCATTTGATGGTGATGGTGAACTATATAAAAAATACTGGCCTGCAGATCTCCATTTAGTAGGTAAGGAAATCGTACGTTTCCATACTATTATTTGGCCTATGATGCTCATGAGCCTTGAGTTGCCATTACCAAAAAAGGTATTTGGACACGGTTGGATGATTGTAGATGGTACAAAGATGAGTAAATCCTTGGGGAACGTAATCGATCCAATCCCATTGATTGATACATATGGTGCAGATTCTTTGCGTTATTACTTATTAAGCGAGATTACGTTAGGTAATGACGGCAACTTTACGTTACCTAACTTCGTTACAAAAATTAATGCAGATTTATCTAATGATTTAGGTAACTTATTAAACCGTACTATTGCGATGATTGAAAAATACCATGGTGGTGTGATTACAAAATGCGATGATATGGATGATTTAGATCGTGATGTATCTACATTAGCCGTTCAAACTGTAAAAGATTTTGAAGCGACGATGGAAAATATGGAGCTTAATAAAGCTATCAAAATTGTATGGTCCTTTATTGGTCGCATGAATAAATACATTGATGAAACAATGCCTTGGGTATTGGCTAAATCTGAAGATGCTCATGATAAAGTGCGCTTGCAATCTGCTATGTATCACTTGGCAGAGGCATTGCGTATCATTGCCATCTTGGTAAGCCCTGTAATTCCTGTAGGAGCTCCAAAAATCTGGGAACAATTAGGGCTTACAGGTTTTGAAGCGGCTACGTTGGAAGATGCTAAAACTTGGGGATTATTGGCAACAGGTACTAAAGTTGTAAAAGGTGAGCCTATCTATCCACGTTTTGAAGTTCCTGAAATGGTAGATGTAGTTGTTACAGAAGAAGTCGAAGAAGCTGTAGATACATCTAATATTCCACCATTAAAAGAAAATATTACCTATGATGACTTTGAGAAACTCGATCTTCGTGTAGCTAAAGTTATAAGCTGTGAAAAAGTGCCTAAGTCTAAGAAACTGTTGAAATTTGTATTGGATATCGGGATTGAACAGCGTACAGTGTTAAGCGGTATCTCTCAATATTACGAACCGGAGGCTATGGTTGGTAAAAAGGTAATTTATTTGTCTAACTTGGCTCCTAAAAAGATGATGGGCATCGAGTCTTATGGTATGATTTTGTCCGCCTCTGATTGGGAAGAACATTTAGAGGTAACAAATATCGAATCATTACCGGCAGGAAGTGTGGTTAAATAATGAAACTTTTTGATACACATGCTCATGTGAATGATGAGCGCTTTGATAATGATCGTGATGAGATGTTACAAGCCTGTTTTGATACAGGTGTAGAATATATTATGATTCCTGGTGTCGACAGAGGTACTGTTGAGTCAGGTTTAGCTTTGGCTAAACAATATGATCGATTATATGCTGCTGTAGGGACTCATCCCCATGAATCAAAGGACTTTACAGAAGAAGACTACGAGTTTTATAAGGAACAAGCTCTTAACAATGATAAGGTACGTGCTATTGGTGAAATTGGACTAGATTATTACTATGATTTTTCTGACCGTGAAACACAAAAACGCGTATTTATTCGTCAGTTAGAGCTTGCTCGTGAAGTAGATCTCCCGATTATTATCCATGACCGCGATGCACATGGTGATATTATGAATATCTTGCGCAATGAAGGGAAGGATAACTGGGGCATTTTCCATTGCTATTCTGGTAGCTGGGAGATGGCAAAAGAAGCCATTAAAATG
This window contains:
- a CDS encoding aminotransferase class I/II-fold pyridoxal phosphate-dependent enzyme: MSNQEKMPFVEALESYKEQHFVPFHTPGHKIGVEAPQLLKNWMGPALPYDLGVMYALDDLHEPERELKEAQDLTAELYGAEYCWFSINGTTALIEAMIMGTVGPDETIIIPREAHRSVISGLVLSGAKPVYMDCNFDERWGIPLGVSLVNAIKTMEAHPEAKAILLVYPNYYGIGVDIVNIVKEAHKRGLIVLVDEAHGPHLPFSESLPIEAIEAGADLVAQSTHKSVGSLTQTSWLLGQGKKIDKRRITQMHQMLQSTSPNYIFLASLDMARHQLATAGNDLVSRAVELSVYLREELNKISGIATMEYTDIQERVINYDCTKVLIDAKELGLTGVAFERMLREHHIEVELVQAHHVLVLITIGDTKESVTALIKAVQAVSEKVLRTFKEFNNTEEEQLQDISKDSALLPAPIVRVTPRNAMYANREQVPLKEALHRIAGETIAYYPPGIPCVAVGEEISDSVLQYIENRKALGYVPNGADDMTLETIWVLQE
- a CDS encoding dTMP kinase; the protein is MGTLIILEGGDGSGKATQTKLLVERLTKEGHAVKSVSFPNYDSGAAMPIKMYLAGEFGKDVHDVNPYVASSMYAIDRFASFRTDWEQFYKNGGIIIADRYTTSNMVHQMVKYDDSKERTAFLDWLEDFEFQKFGLPKPDAVCLLDMPLEVSEALMAERTGKTGGNTGDIHEGNHTYLVAVHDAYEELVKRYQWHRIPCVDKAKSSQYTLRTIEEIHNDVYSVVENLLP
- a CDS encoding DNA polymerase III subunit, which codes for MTYFDSIIGQDSIKAHLSELVSRNALPHSLLFYGESGLGKLDMAIGLTSLLLGRQVFSQPKGESYLAEVKEARLANGDTEKRIEAEGLPIYMDKGDAFWIRPMKTTLKVEQWYSLLQDHLSVAGNGNRVVIVEDFHTANAVMANAMLKTIEEPPEQVYFIIITNKINTVLPTIISRCMGVGFNSVDVDTIRTVLVARGITGDIEQALLAGHGNPQLVEKLATQGRIEMLELAVKVMDILAFETRWFSMISLACESLSRENLTELMHWLRLISRDMMALKMGAQDTQLQVPMYKTQLLRLLPRWSMQVLSEVITETLQAERALRLHIKTALVVDGLCIALHDAREED
- a CDS encoding PSP1 domain-containing protein, with amino-acid sequence MLTIVGVRFKKAGKIYYFQPEQLELSVGDGVIVETARGVEYGTVVIGPKEVFEDSVVAPVKPVIRQATSKDLKQIEKNKEREEKAFEICLEKIEKRKLPMKLINVEYTFDMNKIIFFFTADGRIDFRELVKDLATIFRTRIELRQVGVRDEAKVLNGIGACGRSLCCSNFLGDFTPVSIRMAKDQNLSLNPTKISGVCGRLMCCLNYEDDLYKKGGDLYVKKERPQVPQEVAPPGIGKDVVTDEGVGKVLKVNHHKHTVKVQLEAGRTIDLKWSEVALPDE
- a CDS encoding tRNA1(Val) (adenine(37)-N6)-methyltransferase, with product MNDQERLDDLIIDGLQIYQRSDMFRFSFDAIALIHFCRFNGRHSYVDLGTGTGVMPLIGTSLGAGHITGIEINETLVELAKRSVEHNRKQDVVNMLCGDYRHMTYRDIQDKPFDGVIVNPPFYDCESGAKPTSEERNLALHDGHTTLCDVLKAVQSFIKCKGRLWMIYSASRLQYVLHELERFNFQAKRIRFVYGMLDKPAKLVLIESIFQGQAGLVLEPPLIVYKKTNVYTKEVSSWYER
- the rsmI gene encoding 16S rRNA (cytidine(1402)-2'-O)-methyltransferase, which codes for MNDNEWGTLYLVPTPIGNLEDMTYRSVRILGEVDAIAAEDTRHTGILLKHFDIKKPLISYHEHNKEEKGAYIIGLLLEGQSVACVSDAGMPAISDPGADLVTKAIEEGITVVPLPGANAALTALIASGLDTKSFTFAGFLPKRGKHRVEELQRLSQVMGTLLFYEAPHRLQEVLQDMYEAFGNRSIVVARELTKKFETFVRTDLESLVKDLEQLTYKGEFVLIVSGADTVESDTSGVLDEPVSYEDAVQALVDTGVPKKEAIRQVAKRFNVSRRDVYNIVER
- the metG gene encoding methionine--tRNA ligase, with the translated sequence MGDTKKTYYITTPIYYPSAKLHIGHTYCTSVADTIARFKRLAGYDVRFLTGSDEHGQKIQRAAEAQGITPLEYTTNIVNGFKALWEKMHISNDDFIRTTDERHEKVVQELFTKAYEKGDIYKAEYEGWYCTPDETFWTEQKLGPNHTCPDCGRPVERVKEESYFFKLGKYTDQWLKFIEENPDFIQPESRRNEMIQFVKQGLEDLAVSRTSFDWGIKVPFDPKHVVYVWFDALVNYISALSPFDGDGELYKKYWPADLHLVGKEIVRFHTIIWPMMLMSLELPLPKKVFGHGWMIVDGTKMSKSLGNVIDPIPLIDTYGADSLRYYLLSEITLGNDGNFTLPNFVTKINADLSNDLGNLLNRTIAMIEKYHGGVITKCDDMDDLDRDVSTLAVQTVKDFEATMENMELNKAIKIVWSFIGRMNKYIDETMPWVLAKSEDAHDKVRLQSAMYHLAEALRIIAILVSPVIPVGAPKIWEQLGLTGFEAATLEDAKTWGLLATGTKVVKGEPIYPRFEVPEMVDVVVTEEVEEAVDTSNIPPLKENITYDDFEKLDLRVAKVISCEKVPKSKKLLKFVLDIGIEQRTVLSGISQYYEPEAMVGKKVIYLSNLAPKKMMGIESYGMILSASDWEEHLEVTNIESLPAGSVVK
- a CDS encoding TatD family hydrolase, with the translated sequence MKLFDTHAHVNDERFDNDRDEMLQACFDTGVEYIMIPGVDRGTVESGLALAKQYDRLYAAVGTHPHESKDFTEEDYEFYKEQALNNDKVRAIGEIGLDYYYDFSDRETQKRVFIRQLELAREVDLPIIIHDRDAHGDIMNILRNEGKDNWGIFHCYSGSWEMAKEAIKMGFYISFAGPVVFPKSTNLKEVARQVPLERILIETDSPYLTPPPFRGRRNDPSKTQFVAEEIASLKGLDVDEFCEITFNNGKRVFGIE